The region GATTCGCTCACCACGACGGTGCCGATTTGCGGGTGGCTGAAGCTGGCTATTTTGTCCAGACGCAGCTCACGCGTCGCACCGGCGTCTTCCACTATCAGGTATTCCACATTCTTTCGTGAAACCAGATCGCTGGCTTTCGCCTTCAACACTTCGCCATCTTTTAGCTCCAGCGTCAGTAATA is a window of Enterobacter cloacae complex sp. ECNIH7 DNA encoding:
- the rof gene encoding Rho-binding antiterminator translates to MSMNDTYQPINCDDYDNLELACQHHLLLTLELKDGEVLKAKASDLVSRKNVEYLIVEDAGATRELRLDKIASFSHPQIGTVVVSES